The Brachyspira hyodysenteriae ATCC 27164 genome includes a window with the following:
- the ispG gene encoding flavodoxin-dependent (E)-4-hydroxy-3-methylbut-2-enyl-diphosphate synthase, whose product MNIDNINDIRKKVKTVKIGNVLIGGNNPISIQSMTNTDTRNIKDTVNQIKSLEDAGVDIVRLAVLDMDAAKAIKEIKNQTKVPLIADIHFDYRLALESMKSGIDSLRLNPGNIKDKEKVKEVIKEAKERNLTIRVGVNGGSLDRSVYKEVTPENMVKSAAEHIKLMEDLDFTNIKVSLKSSDIKTTIEANTLFREKFDYPIHLGVTEAGTLRSSLIKSTSALSYLIMQGIGDTIRYSITGDPVEEVMAGKMLLKFLGIRNEPSIEIISCPTCGRCQVNVEEVASFIEKHVQNIKKNITIAIMGCVVNGPGEARHADFGVAGTGDGNFIFFEKENEPIKIAKDNIITFLTKKIEEF is encoded by the coding sequence ATGAATATAGATAATATTAATGATATAAGAAAAAAAGTAAAAACTGTAAAAATTGGAAATGTTTTGATAGGCGGAAATAATCCTATAAGCATTCAATCTATGACAAATACAGATACTAGAAATATAAAAGACACTGTTAATCAAATAAAATCACTTGAAGATGCAGGAGTTGATATAGTAAGACTTGCTGTTTTGGATATGGATGCTGCTAAAGCCATTAAAGAAATAAAAAATCAAACAAAAGTTCCTTTAATTGCTGATATACATTTTGATTATAGATTAGCATTAGAAAGTATGAAAAGCGGTATTGATTCTTTAAGACTTAATCCTGGTAATATAAAAGACAAAGAAAAAGTAAAAGAAGTTATAAAAGAAGCCAAAGAAAGAAATCTTACAATAAGAGTTGGAGTTAATGGCGGAAGTTTAGACAGAAGCGTATATAAAGAAGTAACTCCTGAAAACATGGTAAAAAGTGCCGCTGAACATATAAAATTAATGGAAGATTTGGATTTCACCAATATAAAAGTTTCTTTAAAATCTTCAGACATAAAAACCACAATAGAAGCTAATACTTTATTCAGAGAAAAATTCGATTATCCTATACATTTGGGAGTAACAGAAGCAGGTACTTTAAGAAGCTCTCTAATAAAAAGTACAAGTGCATTATCATATTTAATAATGCAGGGAATAGGAGACACTATAAGATATTCTATAACAGGAGATCCTGTAGAAGAAGTAATGGCTGGAAAAATGCTTCTTAAATTCTTAGGAATAAGAAATGAACCTTCTATAGAAATAATATCATGTCCTACATGCGGAAGATGTCAGGTTAATGTTGAAGAGGTGGCAAGCTTTATAGAAAAACATGTTCAGAATATAAAAAAGAATATCACTATAGCTATTATGGGATGTGTTGTAAATGGTCCAGGAGAAGCAAGGCATGCTGATTTCGGAGTGGCTGGAACAGGTGATGGAAATTTTATATTTTTTGAAAAGGAAAATGAACCTATAAAAATAGCTAAAGATAATATTATAACTTTCCTTACAAAAAAGATAGAAGAATTTTAA
- a CDS encoding tetratricopeptide repeat protein, translating into MHRKNIRDIIFNIDEAYRNKLYFLSERLLKDIVDKELQYYKLYLLYAYLTQLENDEEKLKISIHYSSKTIEYNKHYLLAYCYRYKASKRLLEICKDNKLKKQLEKLISNDINYLKNSSNNFIIKKHIKNFIKNPLSYYDRNKLILKTSSQIKKYMKYFNREKSKYDYIDIMENYNFFIKNNDNDYEAYNLRGFLKYNLKIYDEALEDFNKSINLNSRLAENYYNRAKLYYALKHYEEALKDFRKAQKIFVRNNIDSPLDIIKCDHYIAWCNYSLMRDEKIFLDIEVDEDINDFSEGYYNSAKLKFNKKNYAEALKIFSKVDKNNKNYAKTKYYKNVCKHKINNNININLIVNTLRLSDIYKYENDFHVTENLCNEALEYIESLKEKNDFWYLYLKGIALYELYDISFLNYKLKEEGLYYLNKAKENIEKENKYYKRIEEIITDITEYGI; encoded by the coding sequence ATGCATAGAAAAAATATTAGAGATATAATATTCAATATAGATGAGGCGTATAGAAATAAATTATACTTTTTATCTGAAAGACTTCTTAAAGATATAGTAGATAAAGAATTGCAATATTATAAATTATATCTTTTATATGCATATTTAACACAATTAGAAAATGATGAAGAAAAATTAAAAATATCAATTCATTACTCTTCAAAAACTATAGAATATAATAAACATTATCTATTAGCATATTGCTATAGATACAAGGCAAGCAAAAGATTATTAGAAATATGTAAAGACAATAAGTTAAAAAAACAATTAGAAAAATTAATTAGTAACGATATAAATTATTTAAAAAACTCATCTAACAATTTTATAATAAAAAAGCATATTAAAAATTTTATTAAAAATCCATTATCCTATTATGATAGAAATAAACTTATATTAAAAACTTCTTCTCAAATAAAAAAATACATGAAATATTTCAATAGAGAAAAATCAAAATATGATTATATAGACATAATGGAAAATTATAACTTCTTCATAAAAAATAATGATAATGATTATGAAGCATATAATTTAAGGGGATTTTTAAAATATAATCTTAAAATATATGATGAAGCATTAGAAGATTTTAATAAATCTATAAATCTTAATTCCAGACTTGCAGAAAATTATTATAACAGAGCAAAACTTTATTATGCATTAAAACATTATGAAGAAGCCTTAAAAGATTTCAGAAAAGCACAGAAAATATTTGTAAGAAATAATATTGATTCTCCTTTAGATATAATAAAATGCGATCATTATATAGCTTGGTGCAATTATAGTTTGATGAGAGATGAAAAAATATTTTTAGATATTGAAGTAGATGAAGATATTAATGACTTTTCTGAAGGGTACTATAATAGTGCCAAATTAAAATTCAATAAGAAAAATTATGCAGAAGCTTTGAAAATTTTTTCCAAAGTAGATAAAAATAATAAGAATTATGCAAAAACGAAATATTATAAAAATGTATGCAAACATAAAATTAACAACAATATCAATATAAATTTAATAGTTAATACTTTGAGATTATCTGATATTTATAAATATGAAAACGATTTTCATGTTACTGAAAATTTATGCAATGAAGCCTTAGAATACATTGAATCTTTAAAAGAAAAAAATGATTTTTGGTATTTATATCTTAAAGGAATTGCTTTATATGAATTATATGATATTTCTTTTTTGAATTATAAATTAAAAGAAGAGGGATTGTATTATCTTAATAAAGCTAAGGAAAATATTGAAAAAGAAAATAAATATTATAAAAGAATAGAAGAAATAATAACGGATATTACAGAATATGGTATTTGA
- the cdaA gene encoding diadenylate cyclase CdaA produces MLYVINNFISTTSWRYFFYGLDIVLVAVLFYIIYMLMYNTRAYSIAIGFIILFFITLIAKVFGLSTLSWIFDKFFQVGLIAIVVLFQAEIKHALRILGGRAFLKKSFRYDEDQIQKILSATFNLSYKGYGALIVFQRNISLHSLVDRAVKLNADISIELVEAIFFKNNPIHDGAAIIMENRIAAASAYLPLTEIEPQIKNRRLGTRHRAALGISEQTDAVVIVVSEETQCVSIVHNGILEYNLNREELDKRLGELLEIKK; encoded by the coding sequence ATGCTTTATGTAATAAATAATTTTATATCAACTACAAGTTGGCGATATTTCTTTTATGGTCTTGATATAGTATTGGTTGCTGTATTATTTTATATTATATATATGCTCATGTATAATACAAGAGCTTACAGCATAGCAATAGGTTTTATAATACTATTTTTTATAACTTTAATAGCAAAAGTATTTGGACTTTCAACATTATCATGGATATTTGATAAGTTTTTCCAAGTAGGACTTATAGCTATAGTAGTTCTGTTCCAAGCCGAGATAAAACATGCATTAAGAATACTTGGAGGAAGAGCTTTCTTAAAAAAATCATTCAGATATGATGAAGATCAAATTCAAAAAATATTAAGTGCTACATTCAACTTATCATATAAAGGATACGGTGCTTTAATAGTTTTCCAAAGAAATATATCTCTTCATTCTTTGGTAGACAGAGCGGTAAAACTTAATGCTGACATATCTATAGAACTTGTAGAAGCTATATTTTTTAAGAATAACCCTATTCATGATGGAGCTGCAATAATAATGGAAAATAGAATAGCAGCAGCAAGTGCATATCTGCCCCTCACAGAAATAGAGCCTCAAATAAAAAATAGAAGATTAGGTACAAGACATAGAGCAGCACTTGGTATTTCAGAACAAACAGATGCAGTAGTTATTGTAGTTTCAGAGGAAACTCAATGTGTATCTATTGTTCATAACGGTATATTAGAATATAATTTAAATAGAGAAGAATTAGATAAAAGACTTGGGGAACTTTTAGAGATTAAAAAATGA
- a CDS encoding CdaR family protein, producing MSSKKTSDLSKFSFKKALARVTNRLGIKLLCLLMSFLLFLFVRYQKEYTKDYVTKIEIKNIPSRLLIANDIPENITITLKGFKDNIYELPTEFSAYIDLTNAAIGSNMYEVNLAGDIDYSKMNISVNPREIPIILDELSYKTVPIKVPTIGTAAYGLTIDNIIVNPSNTIISGPKALISSIDEIKTYNVDISDKYLDYSSISRIHLPKNIKSDVSRVNINIIFNKNLDKMEFTNIAISIDNLNGKFKINDHNPLIIDKVVLEANKVMLANLSLDDIKLYIDLRDMTNVGIYSNVSVEANVPIYTKLIDIEPSFFDIEIIEREISESNTDESNLTNE from the coding sequence ATGAGCAGCAAAAAAACATCAGATTTAAGTAAATTTAGTTTTAAAAAAGCGTTAGCTCGTGTAACGAATAGATTAGGAATAAAATTATTATGTCTTTTAATGTCATTTTTATTATTCCTATTTGTAAGATATCAAAAAGAATATACTAAAGATTATGTTACTAAAATAGAAATAAAAAATATACCTTCAAGATTATTGATTGCAAATGATATACCTGAAAATATTACAATAACACTAAAAGGATTTAAAGATAATATTTATGAACTTCCTACAGAATTTAGTGCCTATATAGATCTCACAAATGCCGCTATAGGAAGCAATATGTATGAAGTTAATTTGGCTGGTGATATAGACTATTCTAAGATGAATATTTCAGTAAATCCAAGAGAAATACCTATAATATTAGATGAATTATCATACAAAACAGTACCTATAAAAGTACCTACTATAGGAACTGCAGCATACGGACTTACAATTGATAATATAATAGTAAATCCTTCAAACACAATAATATCAGGCCCTAAGGCTTTAATATCATCCATAGATGAAATTAAAACCTATAATGTGGATATATCCGATAAATATTTGGATTATTCTTCTATATCCAGAATACATTTACCTAAAAATATCAAATCTGATGTTTCAAGAGTAAATATCAATATTATTTTTAATAAAAATCTTGATAAAATGGAATTTACTAATATTGCAATAAGCATAGATAATTTAAATGGAAAATTCAAAATTAATGATCACAATCCTCTTATAATAGATAAGGTAGTTTTAGAAGCTAATAAAGTAATGCTTGCTAATTTATCACTTGATGATATTAAATTGTATATAGATTTACGGGATATGACAAATGTCGGTATATATTCAAATGTATCTGTAGAAGCTAATGTACCTATTTATACAAAACTTATAGATATAGAACCTTCATTCTTTGATATTGAAATAATAGAAAGAGAGATATCCGAAAGCAATACGGATGAAAGCAACTTAACTAACGAATAA
- a CDS encoding NusG domain II-containing protein yields MKRLKYGDVLIFLFIIIFSFFYAKNLISNKSTKIIIDTYDKSFRYDLNTDREITVNGLLGESKILISNHQIMFESSPCRDKLCIKAGVLKNSPIICMPNGISIRFEKNMENNIEIDSVVQ; encoded by the coding sequence ATGAAAAGATTAAAATACGGTGATGTATTAATATTTTTATTTATAATTATTTTCTCATTTTTTTATGCTAAAAATTTGATTTCAAATAAAAGTACTAAAATAATAATAGATACTTATGATAAATCTTTTAGATATGATTTAAATACTGACAGAGAAATTACTGTTAATGGTTTATTAGGTGAATCAAAAATACTTATAAGCAATCATCAAATTATGTTTGAAAGTTCGCCTTGCAGAGATAAATTATGCATCAAAGCAGGTGTACTAAAAAATTCACCTATAATATGCATGCCTAATGGTATATCTATAAGATTCGAAAAAAATATGGAGAACAATATAGAAATTGATTCTGTAGTTCAATAG
- a CDS encoding Gx transporter family protein, translating into MVFLENIKSHTGKRRIYDVIFFAFLSSFIAAVENMFPRPIPYFRIGFSFIIILMVVDVFSFRELLLLIFIKNVSVALAFAYILTPPFYLGLCGGITSIIIMKFMSYFKNTFSVLGVSLAGSLISNLSQAFLSKYLFKLPDIRFLIVPVFILSLITGSIVGIITMLLCTNNTKKSDSYADNN; encoded by the coding sequence ATGGTATTTTTAGAAAATATAAAATCTCATACAGGCAAAAGAAGAATATATGATGTAATATTTTTTGCATTTTTATCATCATTCATAGCTGCTGTTGAAAACATGTTTCCAAGACCTATACCATATTTCAGAATAGGATTTTCTTTTATTATTATATTAATGGTTGTAGATGTATTTAGTTTCAGAGAATTATTATTACTCATATTTATAAAAAATGTTTCAGTTGCTTTAGCATTTGCTTATATATTAACACCTCCATTTTATTTAGGATTATGCGGAGGTATAACATCAATCATAATAATGAAATTTATGAGTTATTTCAAAAATACATTTTCTGTTCTAGGGGTTAGCTTAGCTGGTTCTTTAATAAGTAATTTATCTCAGGCCTTTCTATCTAAATATTTATTTAAATTGCCTGATATAAGATTTTTAATAGTACCTGTATTTATATTATCACTAATAACAGGAAGTATAGTTGGAATTATCACTATGTTATTATGCACAAATAATACTAAAAAAAGTGATTCTTATGCTGATAATAATTAA
- a CDS encoding tetratricopeptide repeat protein has translation MKTYAAVLASVITIVAILGGVFITKVSALSSPERYFQKGKRSYEIENYQEAINNLNEYLSIDSKSRPINNIAEAYFMVADSLKRLKKYSLAKERLANIINNPDFSQYSVNAILAYADISRLENHADPYIISKLQENLQTGNSNLTSKINVQYGYQLFLQKKYGEALSYFLRYDGELAVLGRARVYFNMNEYDRAFETYEDFLKYNKTSIYYDEVVRTYLIQVPAMAHKTFVEGNYIKSRMYYTKIAELFPRTEYGEDALFRIAQSYYNEKNYNKALDYYNRVRLNNVYTLDAEALLYIGLSYFKVGRYSDSYKVLDTFISEYPANPNVSRAREYMQALQETLLAIN, from the coding sequence ATGAAGACTTATGCAGCAGTTTTGGCATCTGTTATAACTATAGTAGCAATATTGGGTGGAGTATTTATTACAAAAGTATCAGCATTATCATCTCCTGAAAGATATTTCCAAAAAGGAAAAAGAAGTTATGAAATAGAGAACTATCAAGAGGCTATTAATAATTTAAATGAATATTTATCTATAGATAGTAAATCCAGACCAATAAATAATATAGCTGAAGCATATTTTATGGTGGCAGATTCATTGAAAAGATTAAAAAAATATTCTTTGGCAAAAGAGAGACTTGCTAATATAATTAATAATCCGGATTTTTCTCAATATTCTGTAAATGCAATTTTAGCTTATGCTGATATATCAAGATTAGAAAATCATGCAGATCCGTATATAATATCAAAATTGCAGGAAAATTTGCAGACAGGAAATTCAAATTTAACTTCAAAAATAAATGTGCAGTATGGTTATCAATTATTCCTTCAAAAAAAATACGGAGAAGCATTAAGCTATTTTCTAAGATATGACGGTGAATTGGCAGTTTTAGGAAGAGCTAGAGTTTATTTTAATATGAATGAATATGACAGAGCATTTGAAACTTATGAGGATTTCTTAAAATATAATAAAACTAGTATATATTATGATGAAGTTGTAAGAACATATTTAATACAGGTTCCTGCTATGGCTCATAAAACATTCGTAGAAGGTAATTATATAAAGTCAAGAATGTATTATACAAAAATAGCTGAATTATTCCCTAGAACAGAATATGGTGAAGATGCTTTATTTAGAATAGCACAATCATATTACAATGAAAAGAATTATAATAAGGCTTTAGATTATTACAATAGAGTAAGACTTAATAATGTTTATACTTTAGATGCTGAGGCTTTGCTTTATATAGGTTTATCATATTTCAAAGTAGGAAGATACTCAGATTCTTATAAGGTTTTAGATACTTTTATATCAGAATATCCGGCTAACCCTAATGTTTCAAGGGCAAGAGAATATATGCAGGCTTTACAGGAAACTTTACTTGCTATTAATTAA
- a CDS encoding tetratricopeptide repeat protein codes for MNREKSKKSGIYLLFAFISIIFFYISINVLYTQTSAYYDETFINNLPNAERFVSKIKISTSNTNNNIVLIEWEGITDDNLIYYVYRSQNPIIGKSSFSNSTVVDYVKATNDSKMYVIADSPIITSTYYYAVVSYINDSVFYNAKENIDTSYLAFNGITTNNVLNNNLKYNTNINNNTVVNNIIYTNTVTVTNTITLTNNIINNPKPSGSGSINNNSSQSEYSRYKNQYDRALAQFKLKNYSQAASILEPISRRNINRNLYYDINLLLGKCYKYLGRKKNSLDVFNRIKSYNTQEVNFWINQVLTDL; via the coding sequence ATGAATAGAGAGAAAAGTAAAAAAAGCGGTATTTATTTATTATTTGCATTTATAAGCATAATATTCTTCTATATATCAATAAATGTATTATATACACAAACTTCCGCTTATTATGATGAAACATTTATAAATAATTTACCTAATGCTGAAAGATTTGTATCTAAAATAAAAATTTCTACATCAAATACGAATAATAATATAGTATTAATAGAATGGGAAGGAATAACAGATGATAATTTAATATATTATGTTTATAGAAGTCAAAATCCCATAATAGGTAAATCTTCATTTTCTAATTCTACTGTAGTCGATTATGTAAAGGCTACTAATGATTCAAAAATGTACGTTATAGCAGATAGTCCTATAATTACTTCTACATACTATTATGCTGTGGTTTCATATATAAATGATTCAGTTTTTTATAACGCTAAAGAAAATATTGATACATCATATTTAGCATTTAATGGTATTACAACAAATAATGTTTTGAATAATAATTTAAAATATAATACAAACATTAATAACAATACAGTAGTTAATAATATTATATATACAAACACAGTTACTGTTACGAATACTATTACATTAACCAATAATATCATTAATAATCCTAAACCATCAGGAAGTGGAAGTATTAATAATAATTCTTCTCAAAGTGAATACAGCAGATATAAAAATCAATACGACAGAGCCTTAGCACAATTTAAATTAAAAAATTATTCTCAGGCAGCTTCTATATTGGAGCCTATATCTAGAAGAAATATAAACAGGAATTTATATTATGATATTAATCTTCTTCTTGGAAAATGTTATAAGTATTTGGGCAGAAAGAAGAATTCATTAGATGTTTTTAATCGTATAAAATCTTATAATACACAAGAAGTTAATTTTTGGATAAATCAAGTTTTGACTGATTTATGA
- a CDS encoding DUF368 domain-containing protein: MRNYISYFVKGMAIGIANAIPGVSGGTIAFVLGIYEKLTYAISILPNALIKLKWEEIKESLKVLIPVALGAAISIVLFLKLINYTFTYYPIPTRIFFVGLILGSFPFITKTVEEFNFKVFIAFFVGAFIMAIFVYFDINKPVGATTYAGNFSLIYGIKLFLCGIAAAVAMVIPGISGSLLLLILGEYENISYFISSFVDTFNFSLLLPLIFLGFGVVIGIFGISKLVTILLQKYKSTLFGFVLGIIIVSFLSLWPNMTTMSLPMLASTVISMCVGFLVAIAMEKI; this comes from the coding sequence ATGAGAAACTACATATCGTATTTTGTTAAAGGAATGGCTATAGGTATTGCCAATGCTATACCTGGTGTATCCGGAGGTACTATTGCATTTGTATTGGGTATATATGAAAAATTAACTTATGCTATATCTATTTTACCTAATGCTTTAATAAAATTAAAATGGGAAGAAATTAAAGAAAGTTTAAAGGTTTTGATTCCTGTTGCTTTGGGAGCTGCTATTTCTATAGTATTATTTTTAAAACTAATAAATTATACATTTACATACTATCCTATACCTACTAGAATATTTTTTGTAGGTTTAATATTAGGTTCTTTTCCATTTATAACTAAAACAGTGGAAGAGTTTAATTTTAAAGTTTTTATAGCGTTTTTTGTAGGTGCTTTTATCATGGCAATATTTGTATATTTTGATATTAATAAGCCTGTAGGAGCAACTACTTATGCAGGAAATTTTTCACTAATTTACGGCATTAAATTATTTTTATGCGGTATAGCTGCTGCTGTTGCTATGGTAATACCTGGAATATCAGGTTCTTTACTATTATTAATACTTGGAGAATATGAAAATATATCGTATTTTATATCTTCATTTGTTGATACTTTTAATTTTAGTCTTCTGCTTCCTTTAATATTTTTAGGCTTTGGTGTTGTGATAGGAATATTCGGAATATCAAAACTAGTAACTATACTGCTTCAAAAATATAAATCTACTTTATTCGGATTTGTTCTTGGTATTATAATAGTATCATTTTTAAGTTTATGGCCTAATATGACAACTATGAGTTTGCCTATGCTTGCTTCCACAGTTATTTCTATGTGTGTTGGTTTCTTGGTTGCCATTGCCATGGAAAAAATATAA
- a CDS encoding RidA family protein, which translates to MDKKIIKTHKAPQAIGPYSQAVKSGNFIFASGQIPLDPVSGEMAENDIKKQTERVMENIKGLLESENLTMANIIKTTCFLTDMANFAAFNEVYANYFPENPPARSTVAIKALPKDALVEVEIIAVIS; encoded by the coding sequence ATGGATAAAAAAATTATTAAAACACACAAAGCACCTCAAGCTATAGGACCTTATTCTCAAGCAGTAAAAAGCGGAAATTTCATTTTTGCATCAGGTCAAATACCTTTGGATCCAGTAAGCGGAGAAATGGCTGAAAATGATATAAAAAAACAAACAGAAAGAGTTATGGAAAATATTAAAGGTCTTTTAGAGTCAGAAAATTTAACTATGGCTAATATTATTAAAACTACTTGTTTCTTAACAGATATGGCTAATTTTGCTGCTTTTAACGAAGTATATGCAAATTATTTTCCAGAAAATCCGCCTGCAAGAAGTACTGTTGCTATAAAAGCTTTACCTAAAGATGCTTTAGTAGAAGTTGAAATAATCGCTGTTATAAGCTGA
- the aroE gene encoding shikimate dehydrogenase encodes MQINAETILTGLFASPSKHSISPIMHNEAFNKLNLNYTYLAFEVDKNNLKEAVNSIKTLNMRGVNLSMPNKKEVIKYLDKISEAAELSQSVNTIVNDNGILIGYSTDGEGFIKSLEEENVFIKDKNITILGTGGASIAIISQAALYGVKEIYVFKRDTNWNEQKKIIDNIASKTNCNITLHSLEDKNILKSKIENSYVLINATSVGMKEDVSLIEDKSFFRNDLVVSDCIYHPAKTKLLKIAEEEGCKIINGMGMLLYQGALAFELWTNKKMPVEYIKNIIFK; translated from the coding sequence ATGCAAATAAACGCTGAAACTATACTAACAGGATTATTCGCATCTCCTTCAAAGCATAGTATATCCCCTATTATGCATAATGAAGCATTCAATAAACTTAATCTTAATTATACATATTTGGCTTTTGAAGTTGATAAAAATAATTTAAAAGAAGCTGTAAATTCTATAAAAACACTCAATATGAGAGGCGTTAATTTGTCTATGCCAAATAAAAAAGAAGTAATAAAATATTTAGACAAAATATCTGAAGCAGCAGAACTTTCACAAAGTGTAAATACAATAGTAAATGATAATGGAATACTTATAGGATACAGTACAGACGGAGAAGGTTTTATAAAATCATTGGAAGAAGAGAATGTATTTATAAAAGATAAAAACATCACTATACTAGGAACAGGAGGAGCTTCTATTGCTATAATATCTCAGGCTGCATTATACGGAGTTAAAGAAATATATGTATTTAAAAGAGATACTAATTGGAATGAGCAGAAAAAAATTATAGATAATATTGCTTCTAAAACTAATTGTAATATAACTCTTCATTCTTTAGAAGATAAAAATATATTAAAATCAAAAATAGAAAATAGTTATGTATTAATAAATGCTACAAGCGTTGGTATGAAAGAAGATGTTTCTCTTATAGAAGATAAATCATTTTTCAGAAATGATCTTGTAGTCAGCGATTGTATATACCATCCTGCAAAAACTAAATTATTAAAAATAGCAGAAGAAGAAGGATGTAAAATAATAAATGGAATGGGAATGCTGTTATATCAAGGAGCTTTGGCTTTTGAACTTTGGACTAACAAAAAAATGCCTGTAGAATATATAAAAAATATTATATTTAAATAG
- the aroD gene encoding type I 3-dehydroquinate dehydratase, producing MENIVKIKNIKLGDGIPKICISVVEKNEKDIIKYIKEISKLPVDIIEWRADFFIDDISKYNDNFEDIISFSKEIKKSSSKPILFTLRSNKEGGNIKYNKYESIINLYDNIIKNKCFELIDLELLTLKENDIKKLIKSASSNNIKTIISNHDFNKTPSKREIISRINKMIKLKCDIAKVAYMPKNKKDVITLLDASSEIKNFPIIAISMGNIGIISRIFGSVLTFASAKRSSAPGQIESMKLKYILDTIYEKN from the coding sequence ATGGAAAATATAGTAAAAATAAAAAATATAAAATTGGGTGATGGAATTCCAAAAATATGCATATCTGTAGTTGAGAAAAATGAAAAGGATATAATTAAATATATAAAAGAAATAAGCAAACTTCCTGTTGATATTATAGAATGGAGAGCTGATTTCTTTATAGATGATATATCTAAATATAATGATAATTTTGAAGATATAATATCATTTTCAAAAGAGATAAAAAAATCAAGCAGCAAACCTATATTATTTACTTTAAGAAGCAATAAAGAAGGCGGAAATATTAAATATAATAAATATGAAAGCATTATAAATTTATATGATAATATAATAAAAAATAAATGCTTTGAATTAATAGATTTAGAATTATTAACATTAAAAGAAAATGATATAAAAAAATTAATAAAATCAGCTTCTTCAAATAATATAAAAACTATAATATCAAATCATGACTTCAATAAAACTCCTTCAAAAAGAGAGATAATATCAAGAATCAATAAAATGATAAAATTAAAATGCGATATAGCAAAAGTAGCTTATATGCCTAAAAATAAAAAGGATGTTATTACTTTATTGGACGCTTCAAGTGAAATAAAAAATTTCCCTATAATAGCCATATCTATGGGTAACATTGGAATTATAAGCAGAATATTTGGTTCTGTACTCACTTTTGCCTCTGCTAAACGTTCATCTGCTCCTGGACAAATAGAATCTATGAAATTAAAGTATATATTAGACACTATTTACGAAAAAAATTGA